TCCACCATTGGTTTTACTGCACAAACAAGTTTCTACTATGTCATGCCTGGTTATAAATTGATTGTTAACAGAATCTAGTTaggaattttacagtggtatcaaagcgtTTTGTatcctgccagcctgtagggtaTTGAAACTTCATGAAAACTTAATGCACAATTGAGTATGCACCagggaaattataatttccgaagTACTAGGGCCCGTCAAAACAGATTTCCCAACTCTCCTTTAGCGCAAAATAGTTCATCTATTCCATTTGAAATTGAAGATAGCCACACAGAAACAGACGAGGAATTTatttttgaaaccaacatgggagaTCCGGATAACAATAGGGATCTATTGGCTGCATTGATCAGAAgtcagcaagatatgcaagataatgTTAATAGAATGACCAACTTGATGACCCAGTTTATGGCTAATAATATAAATCAGCACCACAATAATGGAAGacagaataatcaacatcaaaataatgggggaaacaatgggggtagagatgaacaGTCAGTTAATAATCAGCCAGAAAGAACAAGAACAGCTAGACCATTTATGCCTATATTTACTGCTAGAAACCAGCCACctgaaaatgaacctacaataagagaAATACAGGAAGAAATACATCAGGACTGGTTAGGTTCCGGTGAAGAATTCAGATCAtcaatgacatttagagaatatttagatgtcagaatgaaacataggccaagaggacagcGAGGAAATAACAGTGAATTACAAAGAAAAATTGGGAAaatgtccattccttattttgatggtTTAGGTAAGACAACTGCTCGGGCTTGGGTGCAAAAATTAGATAAAATAGTAGGGTTTTCAAAATAAAATCAAGCAAAACAATACCTAGAATTGCAAGCTCCATTTGTACCTCTCAAGATGTTGCAGTCACAAAATTGCAGGTTTGCAACATATAATAATAATGTTTTCAGTCATTGAGGCAGCCATCTTTTCAAACTCTATACAAAGTCAGGAATTTGTTCTCACTTGTGTCAACAACTACAATCCCAAGACAACGGAGATACGCTCATTGATTGCGAAAATTCTTTGCAAGCTCATGCATAGCAGCATAATTTTTATGTTTTTGTCTTTTTGTATGAAAATTTACagccttcaaatattttcttgtaaaAGTCATGTATTAAGGATTTATAATGcatatgatgaatgccttataaaTGTTATCATATAAATATTTGAAACTTTCCCTTTGTTAATAGCCATCCCCTTTCCCATCCCCTAAAATGGCCTCCAAAACATCCATCCCCAAAACATGTTCCCGTCCCCTGCCATCCCTATCCTGGAAACTTGGTGGAACATAGCTTTGACCTTATTGTATGACCACCTATAGCCAAAATGTTAGACATACATTTAATTGATATCACTCCATCAACACTTCAAAGTAATGTATCAGATTCCCTTAGAGCTAAACTGGCATCAGTGACAGTTACAACAGTTCATTTGGTCAAAGTCAACATCTTTGCTATCTAGCTAAGTCTAATGACCAATTCACAATAGTTTAAAAGAACATACCTTGTTCAGCAGGAAAACTGCATATGCCGATCTGGTGGGTTCTTGGCCCTCTGAAAATAGTGGAAATTCAACAACATGCTTCTGTAAAAAATCCATCCCTAAAGTTCCTTCCTGTTCATTTATTGATGGCTCTACCAGAGACGCATAATCTTGAATATATGAGCGCGAACCTCCTAACCTCAACGGATATCGAAGAGGGATATCTAAATATGATGCAATCAATTTAATAATCTGCAAAGCCCCCAATAATAGCAATAAATCAACAATAACTAGATTCCACAACAATTCAATGAGAATTTCCACGATCTGCAAAAAACTCAAATATAGAGAATGTAATATGAAGAGAGTATCAATTTCTCTCACGTGGGCAACATATCCAAGAGCTGTTGCAGAGCTTTGAAATTCCTGCTTATCATTGAAGAAGCCCAGCTTTTTTAGTGGTGGTCCAAACAACTGCAAGCCTCCAATGGTCAAGGATTCTACAGGTGAATCAGTGCAGGTTGAGACTGGAGATGATCCAGAACCTTCACCTGAAACAACAAGCAATCTAAGTTATAGACGCAAATCTATGCCTTGAACAGTGACATTCCAAGATGAGACTTTTGCAGAACCTAAATAAGAATCAACATGACAACCTGATTTAGGTTCTGCACCACGAGCTATAGGGTAAAGAGATGAAACTTGGGTAACCATTAACTGCTGCCTTGTCAACAGCATTTTCTTCAAATGCCAAAGTTGACCATTACCCCCTTCTGCCAGCAATTTGTTAGCTTCCTGTTCATTACAACCAAAATAGTCAGTTACCAAGACCTGCAAGATTTAAAATAGTATTGTAATGCTCCTCATTATTTTAACAATTAACTAAAATACCAtggtatattattttgtaaaggcACAGTCTGGGATAGTCCAATCCTTGTGGCATAGAAGAACCAATACTATATTTTCTGATGTTATTTCATATGCATAACTCCATGTGATAATTCATAAAAATTTGGCTCCAGGAAAAGTAAATGAATGTCCTGTTTAAGTTAAGGAAGGAATGTCCTGTGAGCCCTGGTCTAAAAGTAAGGTTGAGCAATTTGCATGATTAAAGCCTACTTCCAACTTTCCGTGGGAATGCAACCTATGTTCTTAATGTGGATTACTCCAGATGCATTTCAGAAAAATATATACCCCCTTGGACATAAAATTCCAGTCAGTATTGGTTGCACACTTGACATAATCAATTTGTTTCTTTTCATTAGTTGCAAACACTCAAACTTGTTATACATTAAATAGGATTGCATGCGAGTGTTAGCAATTTGCTACACTAAAAGGTTTATAAAAATCAATTAAGAACTTTTCCTATGTATAAGTTTCAAATTTCATTCAAAATGACTGCCCAATCCTGACATTAAgagattttcataaaaaaattgttctATAGAACTGTTTAAGTGGATCAATGTCACCCTCATGTTTGTAATCTGAAATTTCAGGTTCCATTGAAGAAATTTTAAAGGTATGTTCAAAACAATGTCGTTATAAGTTGCTCACTTTCAGTAATTGATTTGTTTCCCCTCCTGTTTGTGCTGAGTTTCTCCACCTGTTATGTGGACATTACTTCACACAGATTCCATCTTCCAACTTATGTTTTAGATGTTTTATCCCAGCCAAGTCTATTCAATGGTATTTGTGAGTCTTAAGACATGCACACTTCAATATCTGAAGCTTTTAAATCAGAGCTGAAGATGGTACAAGCTCTTCATGTTTAACAGTACAAGAAACTAGATCTGGCTATCATCAAAAGTCAGAAACATCACAGTTCACATATGTTCAGATTTAAACCCAGAAAAGGTGATGGGTCATGCTAATACATGCAGAAACAGATGTACAAAAATCTATGGATACATCATCACACGATCCAAAGGTAAAACAATGTAAGGGATGATTATGCTTATGGGATTAGTTCAAGTAACAAATAAAAGCCTATATTATGCATGAGCATAATTCAAAGAAGGCCCTATTTTGAATTGAAATCAAAGTTGTATGGCACCTTGATAAATGGTCATCAgagtgcaaaatgcaaaaatggctAAGATCGATCCAAGCAATCAAAAAAGTGTTAACTAGGTGGAATGAAAGAATTTGCGTTAGCATTTCATTTACACATTGACAAAACATGGAGAAAGTGTAAATGGAATTCAATTACTGATGCTTAAAAAGGGAAATAAAAACTCAGCAAAATTTGGGAAGCTAAAAATCAATGCAATATtcataaaataatgaaaaaactgatttttttaatttcatgtCAATATAGCAGGTAGAGACCAAGCAAACATAAATAGATTAAAAACTGTTCCAGTAATTTTTTAAAATGTGCAGGTTAAAAAACTagtttattttcaaataaaaaggTTTATTAAAACAAAGGGCTGGCCCTAAAATAATAGGTTATAAATGGAGTAAGGCCTATTATTTTAGGGGCAGCCCTATGTTCTTTAGCTGAAACCCTCATATGAATGTAAATTAGAAAAGAAACATCGTTAGGGTTTTAAATTAGCTTCTAAAATAAATATACTCTACgtaaaaatttaaataaacaaaatgaCTTAATGCTAGCACTAAACTGAATAACTTAAATATATATGTGCACTAAATTCTTCAGCCTCTAtaaaaaatatatgcatatatcaAAAAATTGCAGGAAAACTTGGAGGGAAATGGTGGACCGGAGCGGTAGGTCAGGGTTCAGGAAACATGAGGGTTTCCTCTATAGAGGCGGTGCAGGATCTAGATGGCCTTTCGGCAGGAGCGTTAACAATGGCTGGAACAATGGCTTTCGGAAGCAGAATAACCAAAAAAGATGGACATGGAAGGCTCCGGTGACTTCTAAAGGGTGGAACAATTTTGGGGATCGTGGTGTTAGCTCTTCAAGGGCTCATAAAACTGGGGGATTTGGTGGTTTTCGGGATCTCTACTCTGGCCCGAAAGTGGATTTTAGAACGGTCCAGGAGAAGTTTTGGCAGCCAAAACCCTCCTCTGAGGCAGCAAAGGTGTTAGAGGTAAACCCAAACGCCGAATATAGTAGAGTCCTTTCTGTAGAACTAGCAAATGAAGCATGGAGGGATTCGATTAGTTTTATGTTTGATAAAGCCCTTTTTGTAATATGGGGAGGTGCTTGGCCGGCTTTTTCCAAGTTTAGGGACTGGTGTAATAAAAACTGGGGGGAAGGTGTGGGTCTCAAAACCCTAGGTAATGGTTACTATCAAGTTGTATGCCCAACAGCTCAAGATAGAGACTAGATAATAGAGAATGGGCCATAAAGGACTCACCATTTCAGCCTGGAAACCTAACTTCAACCCCTATGAGGCTTTGGTGGAAACTGTCCTCATTTGGATAAAACTGCCTGGTCTCCCTCAGGAATATAAGGATCTGGAAACATTAAAACAAATAGGATGCAAACTGGGTGAGTTTGTGATGGCAGAAGAACATGTCGATTCCTCTTATTATAGCATGGTCTCTAGGCTGTGTATCAATTGGCAGCCAATCCAAAATCTCCCTGGCACCTTAGAGATCAAAACAAGGTCGAGGTTTTGGAAACAAAAAATActtttggaggaaaagatggaatCTTGTTCCAAATGCACTACCAAAATTCATCCTTTGGGTTTCTGTAAAAAAGATGAAAAAGGCAAATTTGTAATGCAGAATCAGCTAGTGGAGGAAATCATTCGGCTGTCAGGGGGTAACCATTGGGAACAACACTGGAATGAAAAGGACTGGGCAATTCATTCAATTCATTATTCTTCAAAATGTGGAAATGATTCAGTATATGACATCAAGATGGAAAATTTTGAATCACAAAAGGATGCTATTGATGAATCTTTTGTTAATGAATCACACTCCTTTGGTTTAACTAGTAGCGAATCTTGGATGCTGGATAAAGATGTGTCCCTTTCTTTGAATAGATCTGGTTTTGTAGTAACTCCTCAGGGAAGGAGTGCGAAGGATGCCTTGTGGAGTCCGGAGGAGACCAGCTCAGAGGGTAGGAGATATTTACAAAGGGAAATCATTGAAAATCAGGAAGTAGAAAAAATCCCTACAATACCGGAATGTAAAATTTTTTGCCAGGGTGTATCCCATGTGGAGGAAAAGGATGCACCCTCAACAATATTGGTGAAACCTGCGGAGGATCTTACTaataagattcaacaagagaccagtATGGTCCTAGACCCAGAAAGTTTTCAGATCGTTTCAAAAATACAGATTGATAATCCCGATCCTAATTTGGAGGAACCAGTTTTTAAGGACATTCAAATATCCCCGATAAGAAATCTGGAAAGTTCTTTTGAAGGAGTAAAGGACAGAGGAGGTGATCTCCTAGATTCAAAATATGAGGGCGAGTCATCCTTCTCGCAGGATGAAGACGAACTGGGATTTTCAGCTCTTGCAGGAACCCAAGATAAGTGTACATTGGCGATGACACTATCACTCCAAACAAAAGCTAAGGTGGGAGAGAAAAAGAAAAGGGGTGCCAAATCTAACAAGGCCAAGTTGGAGATGGCGGGCAATGCAGAAGGCCAAAGCAAATTGAGATCGAGAAAAGGTTATTCCTTTTCTCGGGAGCAATGAGGACCCTATCGTGGAAagtcaggggctgcaatgcccctgacaagatcCACTTGATCAAAAGGTTTCTTGATCAAGTGAGACCGGACATTGTTTTTTTGcaagaaacaaagatcaaagaAGAGGATTTTGGTGTTTTTTCTAGGAAGTTTCAATCTTGGAAATTTAGTCTTGTGTGAGCTCAAGGTGCTTCTGGAGGCCTTGCTGCTCTTTGGTGGGATTCGGTTGTTGAAGTGGATGTCATTAGGACAAACAAATGGTGGCAGTGGCTGAAGATGATCGAAGCAGTTACACACCAGCTTTTTCCTTATCAATATTTATGGGCCaaacaattcaaatttgaaattgcaGCTATGGTCTGAGTTATAAGACATTCTAAGGAATGATAGGGAAAACTTGTTCATTCTTGGTGGAGACTTTAATGCTCTACTTCGCCCTTCAGACAAGATGGGTGGTGTGGGTTGGAATAGACAGAGTCATAGAGACTTTAGTGCATTTGTCATGGATTTTGGGCTGCTTGAAATTCCCTTTAGGACGGGGGATTTCACCTGAACTAATAGGAGGAGTGGTTTTCTGAACATATCTAAGCGGTTAGATAGGTTTTTTATTGTTGGGGATTGGTCAGAAAATCGCTGGAATTGTGTTGCTGAAATTCTACCTATAACAGGCTCAGATCATTATCCAATTTGCCTCAGAATTCAAGATGACAGTGCTCCGAAGAGATGCCCTTTTAAATTTGAAGCAATGTGGCTACAGGATAGCCAAATCAGAAATTTAGTGGAGCAGTGGTGGCGGCATATCCCGGAAAGATCAAGTAACAAAgcctttatttttttcaaaaagctACAGTTTTTAAAGGAGCAATTCAAGAAATGGAATAGAGAATCCTTTTGTAATATTTTCAATGAAAAGTTAGGGATTGAAGAAGAGTTAAAAACACTTCATGAGCAAATCATTAGTCAGGGAATGGATGAAGATGCTTTTAATAAAGAAAAAATTTTAAACAAACGCTACTTGGAGGTTTTAGCTAGAGGAAATGTTTTGGAGACAAAAGTCCAGGGAAACATGGTCGAAGGATGGAGACAGAAACACAAAATTCTACCACACTTCAGTAAAGGATCAGAGGACTCAGAACAAGATTTTTTCTATAAAGAACAAAGAAGGGGTGACTGTTTCAGATTTAAATCAGATCAACTTGGAGGCGGTTAaacatttttcaaatatttttaatgGTGAAGTGAACCCTGGAGGAGATATGCATCAGATTTCGGAGGTCATTCCTTCATGTGTCAAGGAAGAACCAAACCAAATGTTAATGGACCCGGTGTCTTTGGAGGAGGTGAAAAGAGTTGTTTTTGGGCTAGGATCAGACAAATCCCCAAGGTCGAATGGCTTCCCTGCCCTATTCTATCAAAAATTTTGGGACATTCTTGCAAATGATATCTTGGATGTGGTGGAGGAATCAAGGAAAGGGGGCTTTGTTTTAAAAGATTTCAATAACACTTTTATTGCCTTGATTCCAAAGGTGGACGACAAATCCTTCGATGATTTTCGTCCGatctctttatgtaacaccatATATAAGGTGATATCCAAAGTAATAGCGAATAGATTAAAACTAGTTCTGGAATTGGTAATATCAAGTGAACAAAGTGGATTTGCCCCTTGTAGATCTATTTATGAAGGTATCATTCTTGCACATGAAGTTGTTCACTCTATTCGGACGGCAAGGACAGAAAAGATTATGGTTAAGGTGGATATAAGGAAAGCTTATGATGAGGTAAACAGGGACTTTCTTATACAAGTCCTCTCAAAATTTGGTTTCAATAAGGAATGGATTGCATGGGTGCAAAGTTGCATCAGCTCCCCTCAATTTTCTATTATTGTAAATGGTGGCCCTCAAGGTTTTTTTGAGTCTAAGAAAGGCATTCGGCAAGGTgatcctctctccccctttctgtTCATTATAATGGC
This genomic stretch from Cryptomeria japonica chromosome 8, Sugi_1.0, whole genome shotgun sequence harbors:
- the LOC131066304 gene encoding vacuolar protein sorting 38 isoform X1, encoding MERERERENDINVNVEVIQWEVYVEEVVRIWSLRSSVETATAKRGDLFVKLDAKLQVRKESLSRSDEVEAMYRKLELQRQRLACSLLSLKEMSQEVQDREEKLATLVQSLSGAAKSLSAAHGRLQEANKLLAEGGNGQLWHLKKMLLTRQQLMVTQVSSLYPIARGAEPKSGEGSGSSPVSTCTDSPVESLTIGGLQLFGPPLKKLGFFNDKQEFQSSATALGYVAHIIKLIASYLDIPLRYPLRLGGSRSYIQDYASLVEPSINEQEGTLGMDFLQKHVVEFPLFSEGQEPTRSAYAVFLLNKDLDQMLSYLGVPTVGPRHTLPNLKKLIKTIKSEAYSMF
- the LOC131066304 gene encoding vacuolar protein sorting 38 isoform X2; translated protein: MERERERENDINVNVEVIQWEVYVEEVVRIWSLRSSVETATAKRGDLFVKLDAKLQVRKESLSRSDEVEAMYRKLELQRQRLACSLLSLKEMSQEVQDREEKLATLVQSLSGAAKSLSAAHGRLQEANKLLAEGGNGQLWHLKKMLLTRQQLMVTQVSSLYPIARGAEPKSGEGSGSSPVSTCTDSPVESLTIGGLQLFGPPLKKLGFFNDKQEFQSSATALGYVAHIIKLIASYLDIPLRYPLRLGGSRSYIQDYASLVEPSINEQEGTLGMDFLQKHVVEFPLFSEGQEPTRSAYAVFLLNKGTYIKLTRLHLLQVWTLQVSRGLA
- the LOC131066304 gene encoding vacuolar protein sorting 38 isoform X6, with the protein product MERERERENDINVNVEVIQWEVYVEEVVRIWSLRSSVETATAKRGDLFVKLDAKLQEANKLLAEGGNGQLWHLKKMLLTRQQLMVTQVSSLYPIARGAEPKSGEGSGSSPVSTCTDSPVESLTIGGLQLFGPPLKKLGFFNDKQEFQSSATALGYVAHIIKLIASYLDIPLRYPLRLGGSRSYIQDYASLVEPSINEQEGTLGMDFLQKHVVEFPLFSEGQEPTRSAYAVFLLNKDLDQMLSYLGVPTVGPRHTLPNLKKLIKTIKSEAYSMF
- the LOC131066304 gene encoding vacuolar protein sorting 38 isoform X5 yields the protein MERERERENDINVNVEVIQWEVYVEEVVRIWSLRSSVETATAKRGDLFVKLDAKLQVRKESLSRSDEVEAMYRKLELQRQRLACSLLSLKEMSQEVQDREEKLATLVQSLSGAAKSLSAAHGRLQEANKLLAEGGNGQLWHLKKMLLTRQQLMVTQVSSLYPIARGAEPKSGEGSGSSPVSTCTDSPVESLTIGGLQLFGPPLKKLGFFNDKQEFQSSATALGYVAHIIKLIASYLDIPLRYPLRLGGSRSYIQDYASLVEPSINEQEGTLGMDFLQKHVVEFPLFSEGQEPTRSAYAVFLLNKVVV
- the LOC131066304 gene encoding vacuolar protein sorting 38 isoform X4 → MERERERENDINVNVEVIQWEVYVEEVVRIWSLRSSVETATAKRGDLFVKLDAKLQVRKESLSRSDEVEAMYRKLELQRQRLACSLLSLKEMSQEVQDREEKLATLVQSLSGAAKSLSAAHGRLQEANKLLAEGGNGQLWHLKKMLLTRQQLMVTQVSSLYPIARGAEPKSGEGSGSSPVSTCTDSPVESLTIGGLQLFGPPLKKLGFFNDKQEFQSSATALGYVAHIIKLIASYLDIPLRYPLRLGGSRSYIQDYASLVEPSINEQEGTLGMDFLQKHVVEFPLFSEGQEPTRSAYAVFLLNKLVCIFFVNRIWIRC
- the LOC131066304 gene encoding vacuolar protein sorting 38 isoform X3 — protein: MERERERENDINVNVEVIQWEVYVEEVVRIWSLRSSVETATAKRGDLFVKLDAKLQVRKESLSRSDEVEAMYRKLELQRQRLACSLLSLKEMSQEVQDREEKLATLVQSLSGAAKSLSAAHGRLQEANKLLAEGGNGQLWHLKKMLLTRQQLMVTQVSSLYPIARGAEPKSGEGSGSSPVSTCTDSPVESLTIGGLQLFGPPLKKLGFFNDKQEFQSSATALGYVAHIIKLIASYLDIPLRYPLRLGGSRSYIQDYASLVEPSINEQEGTLGMDFLQKHVVEFPLFSEGQEPTRSAYAVFLLNKVGLIVKFQAWFQQLSQALFSAIF